In a genomic window of Anaerolineae bacterium:
- a CDS encoding glycosyl hydrolase-related protein — MKVIVVPHTHWDREWYFPFERFRYHLVRMLDETLDLLKGNEKFRHFLLDGQAIIAEDYLEIRPDREGDLKQAIAYGRLSTGPWYTMPDEFLAGGEALVRNLLEGHKLGKALGGTMKIGYLPDPFGHVAQMPQILRGFGIETAFLSRGVAPQKTEFWWEAPDGSRVLTHWFAASYCNARNLPSDPENFELGPFKGLSSLLEFLRGLSTADAVLLMAGCDHMGPQKDLPSVLEHLSARMGYSFNLGSLEDYLELLDRNRELEVIQGELRTPFFAPLLPGVLSSRIYLKLMNHKAFTLLNFYAEPLASFAMTMGEQYPSSFLRHAWKLLLKNHFHDSICGTSVDEVHQEMVVRFAQVEQVAKEVTEESLQKIGQKVRGGEGINFLIFNPTSSQRTDTVEVWVEPRLSPPRGRAQEPGPEDLAVERFTLVSPEGHVVPFRIGERVLESRDILEGVKHVEKVKISFLAEGLPPWGYKIYRLVPGNPPVTSGKGVLLDSKTMENEFFRVEVMDNGTIKVVDKGSGAVYENVGYFEDAGDAGDEYNFEAPESQEVFTTLALKAEIDLAENFQDWATIRIRHRFLIPQNLTAERKRRSRRKVICPITTFITLKRGVRRIEFRTIVDNRARDHRLRVAFPVDFICRESIAESAFALVSRSTALPEAISPFEAPVSTHPQERFLLVQGEGRGIAVLNKGLPEYEVTPEGVVFLTLLRCVGWLSRDDLRARLGHAGPPYEVPEAQCPGVHVFEYAFVPYPGFWWEAFPWLEAEAFTRPLVAARVSAEGNLPSTLSLLEINPPQVIVSAIKKAEDGAGIVIRLWNATREEISGSIVLWREVAEAWETNLLEEPLAPLKVEGRKISFRLRGCEIKTLKVISTG, encoded by the coding sequence CCTCAAGGGGAACGAAAAATTCAGGCATTTCCTGCTGGATGGTCAGGCTATCATTGCTGAGGATTACTTGGAAATTCGTCCCGATAGGGAGGGAGACCTCAAGCAGGCTATAGCCTATGGGCGCCTGTCCACAGGCCCATGGTATACCATGCCCGATGAATTTCTGGCCGGGGGAGAGGCTCTGGTGCGCAATTTGCTGGAAGGCCACAAATTAGGGAAAGCTCTGGGGGGGACAATGAAAATTGGCTACCTGCCGGACCCTTTCGGGCATGTAGCTCAGATGCCCCAGATATTGAGGGGCTTTGGAATAGAAACCGCATTTCTATCCCGAGGTGTGGCCCCGCAGAAAACTGAGTTCTGGTGGGAAGCCCCCGATGGTTCCAGAGTCCTCACCCATTGGTTCGCCGCCTCTTATTGTAACGCCCGGAATCTACCTTCTGACCCTGAAAATTTTGAGCTGGGCCCTTTTAAAGGCCTCAGTTCCCTCCTGGAATTTCTAAGAGGCCTCTCCACTGCCGACGCTGTTTTACTCATGGCCGGATGCGACCACATGGGACCTCAGAAAGACCTGCCCTCTGTCCTGGAACATCTTTCGGCCAGGATGGGCTATTCTTTTAACCTGGGGTCCCTTGAGGATTACCTTGAACTCCTGGACAGAAATCGGGAGCTGGAGGTCATACAGGGCGAATTGCGTACCCCCTTCTTTGCCCCTTTGCTCCCGGGAGTCCTCTCCTCCCGCATTTACCTTAAACTGATGAACCATAAGGCCTTTACTTTGCTCAATTTTTATGCTGAACCGTTAGCCTCCTTCGCCATGACCATGGGAGAGCAATATCCTTCAAGCTTCTTGAGGCATGCCTGGAAGCTCCTCCTTAAAAACCACTTTCACGATTCCATCTGTGGGACTTCCGTAGATGAAGTGCACCAGGAAATGGTAGTGAGGTTCGCCCAGGTGGAGCAGGTGGCAAAAGAAGTGACCGAAGAATCTCTCCAGAAAATTGGGCAAAAAGTTCGGGGCGGAGAGGGGATAAACTTCCTGATCTTTAACCCTACCTCATCCCAGCGGACAGACACGGTGGAAGTGTGGGTTGAACCGAGGCTCTCCCCTCCACGGGGCAGAGCTCAGGAACCAGGGCCCGAGGATTTAGCTGTAGAGCGCTTCACACTTGTTTCCCCTGAAGGCCATGTCGTTCCCTTCAGGATCGGGGAGAGGGTACTGGAAAGCAGGGACATTCTGGAGGGAGTAAAACATGTGGAGAAAGTTAAGATTTCCTTCCTGGCTGAAGGCCTTCCTCCCTGGGGCTACAAAATCTATCGCCTTGTCCCGGGAAATCCCCCTGTTACTTCCGGAAAAGGAGTTCTCCTGGATTCAAAGACTATGGAGAACGAATTCTTCCGGGTAGAAGTCATGGACAACGGGACGATTAAAGTCGTGGATAAAGGAAGCGGCGCTGTGTACGAGAATGTTGGCTATTTTGAGGATGCGGGAGATGCGGGTGATGAATATAACTTCGAGGCTCCTGAAAGCCAGGAAGTTTTCACCACCTTGGCTCTGAAAGCGGAAATTGACCTGGCTGAAAACTTCCAGGATTGGGCCACTATTAGAATAAGGCATCGCTTCCTTATACCCCAGAACCTTACAGCGGAGCGCAAACGCCGCAGCCGCAGGAAGGTAATCTGCCCTATAACCACTTTTATCACGCTTAAACGTGGGGTAAGGAGAATTGAATTCCGTACCATAGTGGATAACAGGGCTCGTGATCACCGTCTGAGGGTGGCTTTTCCGGTAGACTTCATCTGTCGAGAATCCATTGCCGAAAGTGCCTTCGCCCTTGTTTCCCGTTCCACCGCTTTGCCCGAAGCCATAAGTCCCTTTGAAGCTCCCGTAAGCACCCACCCTCAAGAGCGTTTTCTCCTGGTTCAGGGCGAAGGACGTGGAATAGCTGTTTTGAATAAAGGCTTGCCAGAATATGAGGTGACCCCTGAGGGAGTTGTTTTCCTCACCCTCCTGAGGTGTGTCGGGTGGCTTTCAAGGGATGATTTGAGAGCGCGGCTCGGGCATGCTGGCCCTCCTTATGAGGTCCCGGAGGCCCAGTGCCCGGGTGTGCATGTTTTCGAATATGCTTTCGTCCCTTACCCTGGTTTTTGGTGGGAGGCGTTCCCATGGCTTGAGGCCGAAGCCTTCACCCGACCTCTCGTGGCGGCAAGGGTTAGTGCTGAAGGAAACTTGCCTTCTACCCTGAGCCTGCTGGAAATAAACCCGCCGCAGGTTATAGTGAGTGCGATCAAAAAGGCCGAAGATGGAGCAGGAATTGTGATAAGGCTGTGGAATGCAACGCGGGAGGAAATTTCCGGCAGCATTGTTCTATGGCGTGAGGTGGCAGAGGCATGGGAGACGAATCTGCTGGAGGAACCCTTAGCTCCCTTGAAAGTGGAGGGTAGAAAAATTTCCTTCCGATTGCGGGGGTGTGAAATTAAAACCCTGAAAGTTATCAGCACCGGATGA